AATGGCGTTGTAGAGTCCCATGTTGGGGGCCAACCCCGCCTGATTCAGGCCGTAGAGGATCGCGATGAAGACGACGGTAAAGGCGAAGTAGACGAGCCAGAGGATGCGCGCCGTCTCGGCGATACGCGGCGTGAGTTTCTGTAACTGCGGCCCCGGCGCTTCCGATTCGACGAGCTGTGCCCCGCTGACCGCCAGCTCGGGGAGGATCGCGACCATCAACACGATGATTCCCATTCCGCCGAGCCACTGGGTGAGCTGTCGCCACATCAGTATCGCGTGCGAGTGGCGATCGAACGAGATCTCCCCGAGAACAGTCGCCCCGGTCGTCGTAAAGCCGGACATCGACTCGAACAGCGCGTTGACGGGGTGAGCGAGCGTCGATTCGGTTCCCCAGCCCGCGATCACGTAGGGGACTGCACCGACGATCGCGACGGCCAACCACGACATCGCCACGAAGAGCATGGCCTCACGGACCTGCAGGTCCGGGTCCGGGCTGAGCCGCTCGAGGCCGTAGCCGAGGGCGATCGTGAGCACGATCGTCGCGACGAACGGGAACACCGGGTCACTGTAGATGAGTGCCACGACGATCGGGAACACGAGCGGAACGGAGAGAAACTTCAAAACGGTACCGACGAGCGCGATGCTGGCCCGCCAGTCAGTTCGAATCCGCATAACACACCCCACACGGGTAGTCAGGTCTGGACACGGTATCTAATGGCATTTGGATTCGATCTCATTAATCCATCGTGACCAGTTCCACACACACACATCCGATACGAGTGGTGCGTTTGTCGGCCGAAGAGGTCGATTGCAGCGTCGCTAGATCAGCTCGATGACCTCGTCGAGCGCGGCCGCGTCGACGAAGACGATGACGTGATCGCCGGGCTGGACGACCGTCGAGCCGCGGGGCGTGATGTGTTCGCCGCCCCGTGAGATCGCACCGATGACGACGCCCGTCGGGAGATCGTTCGTCGCGTCGGCGATCGGTCGACCGACGAGGACGCTGTCCTCGCCGACCTCGATCTCGATGACCTCCGCGAGGTCGTGCTCGAGCATCGCGACCTTCTCGGTGTGATCAGTGCGAGTGAAGCGGACGATCTCTTCGGCGGTCTCCTCGCGGGGGTTGATCGCGACGTCGACGCCGACGGTCTCGAAGAGATCGGCGTACTCGGGGGTTTCAATGATGGCGACGGTTCGGTCGACGCCGAGGCGGTCGGCGAGCAGGGAGACGAGCAGGTTCTTCTCGTCGCTGTCGAGGGCGGCGATCACGACGTCGGCTTCGTCGACGTGTTCGCGGGCGAGGAACTCGGCGTCGGTCGCGTCGTTCTCCATGACCATCGTGTTCGGGAGCGCCTCGGCGACTTCGCGGGCGCGGTCGGGATCCCGCTCGATCAGCCGCGGACGGAAGCCGTGGTCCTCGAACTCGCGAGCGGTCTGGAACCCGATCTCGCTGGCACCGACGATGACGACCTCCTCGGCTTCCTCCGGCGTCCGTGCGACTTCGTCGGCGAACTCGTTGATCGAATCGGGACTGCCGATCACGACGACTCGGTCGCCGCCCTGAATGACCGTGTCGCCCCTGGTCACGACCATCTCGTCGTCTCGGAAGATGGCGGCGAAGGTGAGCGAATCGTAGCAGTCGGCCTCCCGCACGGTTCGGTCCGCGATCGGACTGTCCACTGGGATATCGAACTCCGCCATGCGGATGAGACCGCCGGCGAACGTATCGACGTCGTGAGCGCTCGGCACCCCGGAGATACGGAAAATCGCCTGTGCGGTCAGCAGGTCGGTACAGACCATGAAGTCGACGCCGAAGGCACCCTGCGAGCCCTGCCACGTCTCGAGCAGCGTCCTGCGCCGCACCCGTGCGATGGTAAACGCGTCCGAGGCGGCCTTCGCTGCACCACAGACGACCGCGTTCGTCTCGTCGTTGTCCGTACAGGCGATGACGAGATCCGCCTGCTCGAGCCCCGCCTCGCGTAGCAACTCGAGATCGGTCCCGTCGCCACAGACCGTGAGCACGTCGAGAGAGTAGGTGAGCTCCTCGGCGGTGGCGGGGTCTCGATCGATCAGGGCGACATCGTGGGTGTCCTCCAGATTGGCGGCGATCGAACGGCCGACCTCGCCTGCCCCGACGATGATCACGTACACGACGGACCCTCCGAAATCATAGTTATTGAATCGGATTTCGGGGCGACCGGCAAATGAATTGCGGTGTCAAAAGGAGCCCGATCGGGACCGCCGAGTCGCCGTAAACCGGCGTCACGGGCGACACCGCGGCGGGCGCGGTAACCCGCTGCGTTTTTAACACCCGGGCGTGTAAAGGATACCTAGCGAAACCCGCGGGCAAGTGCGTTCGGGACTCACGCCGACGTGAGCTATCGAAGACGGAACCGCCGTCGCGCCGGGCGCATAGCGGGATGGCCGACGCGCTGCAAGACGCCGGGGCCGTACGACTAGGCGTCCGCGGACCGTTTCGATGAGAGCCAGTTCAGCGGCTTTCAGTACAAGGAACCATGGAAATCGAAATCGCAACCATTGGCGGCTACGAAGAAGTCGGACGGCAGATGACTGCCGTCCGGGCCGGCGACGACGTCGTCATCTTCGACATGGGTCTGAACCTCTCGCAGGTCCTGATCCACGACAACGTCGAAACCGAGCGGATGCACAGTCTCGATCTGATCGACATGGGCGCTATTCCGGACGATCGGATCATGAGCGACCTCGAGGGCGACGTCAAAGCGATCGTGCCGACCCACGGCCACCTCGACCACATCGGAGCCATCTCCAAACTGGCGCACCGATACGACGCGCCGGTCGTCGCGACGCCGTTTACGATCGAACTGGTCAAACAGCAGATCGAAGGCGAACAGAAGTTCGGCGTCGAGAACGACCTCGTCAAGATGGAGGCCGGCGAAACGATGTCGATCGGCGACTCCGGTCAGGTCGACCTCGAGTTCGTCAACGTCACTCACTCGATCATCGACGCGATCAATCCCGTTCTTCACACGCCGGAGGGTGCGATCGTCTACGGGCTCGACAAGCGGATGGACCACACGCCCGTCATCGGCGACCCGATCGACATGGAGCGCTTCCGAGAGATCGGTCGGGAGGGCGAAGGCGTCCTCTGTTACATCGAAGACTGTACCAACGCGAACAAGAAGGGCCGGACGCCCTCCGAGAAGGTCGCCCGCGAACACCTCCGGGACGTCCTCTACAGCATGGAGGACTACGACGGCGGCATCGTCGCGACGACCTTCTCGAGCCACATCGCCCGCGTCAAATCGCTCGTCGAGTTCGCCGACGATATCGGCCGCCAGCCCGTCTTGCTGGGTCGCTCGATGGAGAAGTATTCCGGCACGGCGGAACGACTCGACTTCGTCGACTTCCCCTCCGATCTGGGAATGTTCGGTCACCGCAAGTCCGTCGACCGCACGTTCAAACGGATCATGAACGAGGGCAAGGAAGACTACCTGCCGATCGTCACCGGCCATCAGGGCGAGCCCCGGGCGATGCTCACCCGAATGGCTCGCGGCGAGACGCCCTACGAACTGGACGACGGCGACAAGGTCGTCTTCTCCGCCCGCGTGATCCCCGAGCCGACCAACGAGGGCCAGCGCTACCAGGCCGAGAAACTCCTCGGCATGCAGGGCGCGCGGGTCTACGACGACATCCACGTCTCGGGCCACCTCAACCAGGAGGGCCACTACGAGATGCTCGACGCACTCCAACCCCAGAACATCATTCCAGCCCACCAGGACATGAAGGGCTACTCGAGCTACGTCAACCTCTGTGAGAGCGAGGGCTACAAACTCGGACGAGATCTCCACGTGACGCGAAACGGAAATCTCATCCAACTGGTCGACTGATATGACGAGTCCCGAGGCACGCGAAGAGGCGGTACTCGAGGCGATCCGGCAGCGCCGCGAGCAGGTCAACGAGGCGATTCCCGAAGAGCTGCCGATCCAGCGACCCGAACGGCTCTACGAGGCGTCCCGATATCTGCTAGATGCCGGCGGCAAGCGGCTGCGACCGGCAGTCCTCCTGACGACCGCGGAGGCATTGACCGACTCGGAACCGCTCTCGGCGGAGTATCGGTCGCTCGACGCGCTCGACGACAGCGGCCCGGTCGACGTGATGGCCGCCGCCGTCAGCGTCGAGGTCATCCAGTCGTTCACCCTGATTCACGACGACATCATGGACGACGACGACCTCCGTCGCGGCGTTCCCGCCGTCCACGAGGAGTACGACCTCGAGACGGCGATTCTCGCCGGCGACACGCTCTACTCGAAGGCCTTCGAGATCATGCTCGATACGGGCGCGGAAGCGGACCGAATCGTCGACGCGCTTCGCGTGCTCGCGACGACCTGTACGAAGATCTGTGAGGGACAGTCGCTGGACGTCACCTTCGAACAGCGAACCGACGTCTCGCCCGAGGAGTATCTCGAGATGGTCGAACAGAAGACGGCCGTCCTCTACGCCGCCTCGGCGGCTATTCCCGCAATCTTGCTGGGGGCCGACGACGAGACGATCGACGCGCTCTACGGCTACGGCCTCGACATCGGCCGCGCCTTCCAGATTCAAGACGACGTCCTCGATCTGACGGTGCCCAGCGAGCAACTCGGCAAGCAGCGGGGCAGCGATCTCGTCGAGAACAAACAGACGCTGATTACCGTCCACGCCCGCAACGAGGGCGTCGACGTCGACAATCTGGTCGACACCGACGACGTCGACGCGGTCACCGAGGCCGAGATCGACGACGCCGTCGCGGCACTCGAGGACTCCGGGTCGATCTCCTACGCCAACGAGACCGCCCGCGACCTGGTCGAGCAGGGGAAGAACCGCCTCGAAGTGTTGCCAGACAACGAGGCACGCGAATTGCTCTGTGAGATCGCGAACTACCTGATCGAACGCGGGTACTGAGCGGGTCCCGACGCGTCGAGTCACCGTCCGATTCTCGGTCCCTCGTGTTCCGGATCGATCCCGCTCGAGAGACGGTCTCTCCCGGTCGGTACGACCGAACTCACCGTTCGATATCGTCCGGGTCTTTTTGCGGCTGCCATACCGATCGAGGAGTATGACTGACGACACCCCCGACAGATCTGCCGGCATCTCCTCCAGGCGACGATTTCTCTGCGCGGCCGGGGCCGCCGGAACGGCCGTGACTGCCGGTTGTACCGGGTCGATACTCGGGGCGTCCGAATCGGACGAGAACGAGATCGAACCCGAGGAGCCGAGCGAGCCGCGAGCCGGAACGCCGGGTGAGTTCTACACGCTCGTCGAGCGGAACGACATTCCGGTCGATTCGCTCCGGTGGGATGGGTCGGATCTGGTCCTGAAGTACGTCTCGGACGCCGAAACGGAAGCTGAGTCGAAAGAAGAGATCGAGATTATTACGACGGTCTACAACGAGAACCTCGTGAAAAACGACGCCGGAGTCGGCACCCTCTTCGCGGAGATCACGAATCCATTCACGGGGCAGGCACACGGCTGGGGCGTCAAGACGGAATGGTGTGAGCGATACAACGCGGCCGTCGAAGACAGCGGTGGGGAGAGCGACGACGGAACCAGTAGCGACGGGGACGGGGACGGGGACTCGAGCGGCGGAAACGAGACTGACGGCGACGGATCGGACGGTGGCAACGAGACGGACAGTGATGACAGCACCAACGAGACGGAGGGCGGAAACAGCACCAACGAGACCGACGGCGATGGCGGGTCCGCGGATATGGCCGCGGTCGTTCTCATCAGTAACGTCCTCAACACGCGAGTGTACGCGGAAGATCTCGAAGAGTGAGAGCGACGGCGGTCTCGTGACGGGGCGCGACTGGAGACGTGCACCGGGAAGAGAGCGAATCGCGAGGGTTTTTGGCCGGGCGCGAATAGCAGCGAGTAATGGACGACGAGTTACGCGAGCGCGTCGAGCGCGAGGCCGAAAAGCACGCGCTGTTGAACGCCGTCAAACACGAGAGCGACGCCGCGGTCGGTGCCGTCATGGGACCGCTGATGGGCGACAACCCGGACTTTCGCGAGCACTCCGACGCCGTCCCCGGCGTCGTCGGCGGCGTCGTGAGTCGGGTCAACGACCTCGCGTACGAGGAGAAACGCGCACGCCTCGAGGAACTCGCACCCGAGGAACTCGCCGAGATCGAGGCCGAGGAGGAGGAAGACGAACACGATCTACCGGAGCTGCCGAACGCCGGCGACTACGACGAGATCCGGATGCGGTGTGCGCCGAACCCGAACGGCCCCTGGCACGTCGGTCACGCCCGGATGCCCGCCGTCATCGGCACCTACCGCGAGCGCTACGACGGCTGGTTCTGCGTGCGGTTCGACGATACCGATCCCGAGACCAAGCGGCCGGATCTCGACGCTTACGATGCGATTCTCGAGGATCTCGACTATCTGGGCTTCGAGCCGGACGCGACCTACAGGGCGAGCGATCGGGTCGAGACCTACTACGATCACGCTCGTGACCTGATCGAGATGGGCGGGGCCTACACCTGCTCGTGTTCGGGCGAGGAGTTTTCGGAACTAAAGAACTCGGCCGAGCCGTGTCCCCACCGCGACAAGGACGCGAGCACCGTCCTCGAGGAGTTCGAGGCCATGCTCGAGGGCGAGTACAGCAGCGGCGAGATGGTCCTGCGGGTCAAGACCGACATCGAACACAAGAACCCGGCACTTCGCGACTGGGTCGCCTTCCGAATGATCGATACGCCCCATCCCCGCGAGGAGGCGAGCGAGTACCGGTGCTGGCCGATGCTCGACTTT
This portion of the Natrinema salinisoli genome encodes:
- the trkA gene encoding Trk system potassium transporter TrkA, producing the protein MYVIIVGAGEVGRSIAANLEDTHDVALIDRDPATAEELTYSLDVLTVCGDGTDLELLREAGLEQADLVIACTDNDETNAVVCGAAKAASDAFTIARVRRRTLLETWQGSQGAFGVDFMVCTDLLTAQAIFRISGVPSAHDVDTFAGGLIRMAEFDIPVDSPIADRTVREADCYDSLTFAAIFRDDEMVVTRGDTVIQGGDRVVVIGSPDSINEFADEVARTPEEAEEVVIVGASEIGFQTAREFEDHGFRPRLIERDPDRAREVAEALPNTMVMENDATDAEFLAREHVDEADVVIAALDSDEKNLLVSLLADRLGVDRTVAIIETPEYADLFETVGVDVAINPREETAEEIVRFTRTDHTEKVAMLEHDLAEVIEIEVGEDSVLVGRPIADATNDLPTGVVIGAISRGGEHITPRGSTVVQPGDHVIVFVDAAALDEVIELI
- a CDS encoding ribonuclease J; its protein translation is MEIEIATIGGYEEVGRQMTAVRAGDDVVIFDMGLNLSQVLIHDNVETERMHSLDLIDMGAIPDDRIMSDLEGDVKAIVPTHGHLDHIGAISKLAHRYDAPVVATPFTIELVKQQIEGEQKFGVENDLVKMEAGETMSIGDSGQVDLEFVNVTHSIIDAINPVLHTPEGAIVYGLDKRMDHTPVIGDPIDMERFREIGREGEGVLCYIEDCTNANKKGRTPSEKVAREHLRDVLYSMEDYDGGIVATTFSSHIARVKSLVEFADDIGRQPVLLGRSMEKYSGTAERLDFVDFPSDLGMFGHRKSVDRTFKRIMNEGKEDYLPIVTGHQGEPRAMLTRMARGETPYELDDGDKVVFSARVIPEPTNEGQRYQAEKLLGMQGARVYDDIHVSGHLNQEGHYEMLDALQPQNIIPAHQDMKGYSSYVNLCESEGYKLGRDLHVTRNGNLIQLVD
- the idsA3 gene encoding geranylfarnesyl diphosphate synthase, producing MTSPEAREEAVLEAIRQRREQVNEAIPEELPIQRPERLYEASRYLLDAGGKRLRPAVLLTTAEALTDSEPLSAEYRSLDALDDSGPVDVMAAAVSVEVIQSFTLIHDDIMDDDDLRRGVPAVHEEYDLETAILAGDTLYSKAFEIMLDTGAEADRIVDALRVLATTCTKICEGQSLDVTFEQRTDVSPEEYLEMVEQKTAVLYAASAAIPAILLGADDETIDALYGYGLDIGRAFQIQDDVLDLTVPSEQLGKQRGSDLVENKQTLITVHARNEGVDVDNLVDTDDVDAVTEAEIDDAVAALEDSGSISYANETARDLVEQGKNRLEVLPDNEARELLCEIANYLIERGY
- a CDS encoding glutamate--tRNA ligase yields the protein MDDELRERVEREAEKHALLNAVKHESDAAVGAVMGPLMGDNPDFREHSDAVPGVVGGVVSRVNDLAYEEKRARLEELAPEELAEIEAEEEEDEHDLPELPNAGDYDEIRMRCAPNPNGPWHVGHARMPAVIGTYRERYDGWFCVRFDDTDPETKRPDLDAYDAILEDLDYLGFEPDATYRASDRVETYYDHARDLIEMGGAYTCSCSGEEFSELKNSAEPCPHRDKDASTVLEEFEAMLEGEYSSGEMVLRVKTDIEHKNPALRDWVAFRMIDTPHPREEASEYRCWPMLDFQSGVDDHLLEVTHIIRGIDLQDSAKRQQFVYDYFGWDYPEVIHWGHVQLDDYDVKMSTSTIAELIEEGELDGWDDPRAPTLKSLRRRGIRGEAIVEAMTGLGTSTTDVDLAMSSIYANNRDLIDEETDRRFFVRDGNQIPLAGDSPAEANPPLHPNHEERGVREIPVGDSVMLELGDIPDDGDGGDDRRIWLKGLGCFRFDDGVLRYTADDIDAVREGGVDVVHWVPATGRVPVRMRTMDGDVTGHAEPGVADLEPDEMVQFERVGFARIDRHETDEDDEETVAYYAHP